Proteins from one Blattabacterium sp. (Blattella germanica) str. Bge genomic window:
- a CDS encoding molecular chaperone DnaK — MEEKGKQRYSMEERKEFRKLILEKLEKAKKDLSILKDSFSNNQDNGTDDTYPTFKAFEEGSETLSKEQNAQILEHLQKFINSLNAALIRVENKDYGICRITKKLIPKGRLMAVPHTTLSIEGKKLVEKRNK, encoded by the coding sequence ATGGAAGAAAAAGGAAAACAAAGGTATTCTATGGAGGAGAGAAAAGAGTTTCGTAAACTTATACTTGAAAAATTGGAAAAAGCTAAGAAAGATTTATCAATTCTTAAAGATTCTTTTTCTAATAATCAGGATAATGGAACAGATGATACTTATCCAACTTTTAAAGCTTTTGAAGAAGGATCGGAAACCTTAAGTAAAGAACAGAATGCTCAAATTTTGGAACACTTACAGAAATTCATAAACAGTTTAAATGCTGCTTTAATCAGAGTAGAAAATAAAGATTATGGAATTTGTAGAATAACAAAGAAATTAATTCCTAAAGGGCGTCTAATGGCTGTACCTCACACTACTTTAAGTATAGAAGGAAAAAAACTTGTAGAAAAAAGAAACAAGTAA
- a CDS encoding lipoprotein signal peptidase has translation MKKIFLIVFSVLLIDQILKVYIKTHFELGSGVSIFPFFWIFFIENPGMAYGFYLGIGYNGKILLSIFRLFLVLLIFFFLYKNMKKESSDSLIIPTSLILSGAIGNFLDSALYGLLFDTGTIYSEKHHKWIPYLGKSKINFFFNEKGYASFMEGCVVDMFYFPIIDTHFPNWIPFFGGFHFQFFKPIFNIADISIFIGVILFFIYRNKIGNVKFL, from the coding sequence TTGAAAAAAATTTTTTTAATTGTTTTTTCTGTTTTATTGATAGATCAAATCTTAAAAGTTTATATAAAAACTCATTTTGAATTGGGAAGTGGGGTTTCCATATTTCCTTTTTTTTGGATTTTTTTTATTGAAAATCCTGGAATGGCTTATGGTTTTTATCTTGGAATAGGATATAATGGAAAAATATTGTTAAGTATATTTCGTCTTTTTTTAGTTTTATTAATATTTTTTTTCCTTTATAAGAATATGAAGAAAGAATCTTCTGATTCTTTAATTATTCCTACTAGTTTGATTTTATCAGGAGCTATAGGAAATTTTTTAGATAGTGCTTTGTATGGATTATTATTTGATACGGGGACAATTTATAGTGAAAAACATCATAAATGGATTCCATATTTAGGAAAATCTAAAATAAATTTTTTTTTTAATGAAAAAGGATATGCTTCCTTTATGGAAGGATGTGTTGTAGATATGTTTTATTTTCCTATAATAGATACTCATTTTCCTAATTGGATTCCTTTTTTTGGAGGATTTCATTTTCAATTTTTTAAACCTATTTTTAATATAGCCGATATATCTATATTTATTGGTGTTATTTTATTTTTCATATATAGAAACAAAATTGGGAATGTAAAATTTTTGTGA
- the tuf gene encoding elongation factor Tu yields MAKEKFKRDKPHLNIGTTGHVDHGKTTLTASITKVLSEIGLAEEKSFDSIDNAPEEKARGITINTSHVEYETEKRHYAHVDCPGHADYVKNMITGAAQMDGAILVVAATDGPMPQTREHILLARQVGVPKIVVFMNKVDQVDDPELLELVEMEIRELLSKYEYDGENIPIVQGSALGALNGEKKWVEKIKDLMKILDDYIPEPVREMDKPFLMPVEDVFTITGRGTVATGRIESGMINTGDLVDIIGMGDKKLSSTVTGVEMFRKILDKGQAGDNVGLLLRGIEKKDIRRGMVIGKPGSVKPHKKFKSEVYILTKEEGGRHTPFHNKYRPQFYLRTTDVTGEIHLPEGVEMVMPGDNVSMEVELHQPIALSENLRFAIREGGKTVGAGQVIQIMD; encoded by the coding sequence ATGGCAAAAGAAAAATTTAAACGAGACAAACCACATTTAAATATAGGAACAACAGGTCATGTAGATCATGGAAAAACGACTTTGACTGCTTCTATTACAAAAGTATTATCGGAAATAGGATTAGCAGAAGAGAAAAGTTTTGATTCCATAGACAATGCTCCTGAGGAAAAAGCTAGAGGTATTACGATTAATACATCTCATGTAGAGTATGAAACAGAAAAACGACATTATGCTCATGTCGATTGTCCTGGACATGCAGATTATGTAAAAAATATGATAACAGGAGCAGCTCAAATGGATGGAGCTATTTTAGTAGTAGCGGCGACAGATGGTCCTATGCCTCAAACTAGAGAACATATATTGTTAGCTCGTCAGGTAGGAGTTCCTAAAATTGTAGTATTTATGAATAAAGTGGATCAGGTTGATGATCCTGAATTATTGGAATTGGTAGAAATGGAAATTAGAGAATTACTTTCTAAATATGAATATGATGGTGAAAATATTCCTATTGTACAAGGATCAGCTTTAGGGGCTTTAAATGGAGAAAAAAAATGGGTTGAAAAGATTAAAGATCTTATGAAAATATTAGATGATTACATTCCTGAACCTGTTAGAGAAATGGATAAACCATTTTTAATGCCTGTAGAAGATGTTTTCACTATAACAGGAAGAGGAACAGTGGCTACAGGTCGTATAGAAAGTGGAATGATTAATACTGGAGATTTAGTGGATATTATAGGGATGGGAGATAAAAAATTATCTTCTACTGTAACAGGAGTTGAAATGTTTAGAAAAATATTGGATAAAGGTCAAGCTGGAGATAATGTAGGACTTTTGTTACGGGGAATAGAAAAAAAAGATATTCGAAGAGGAATGGTTATTGGAAAACCAGGATCCGTGAAACCTCATAAAAAGTTTAAATCTGAAGTATATATTCTCACAAAGGAAGAAGGAGGACGACACACTCCTTTTCATAATAAATATCGTCCTCAATTTTATTTGAGAACAACAGATGTTACAGGAGAAATTCATCTTCCAGAGGGAGTAGAAATGGTAATGCCGGGTGATAATGTTTCTATGGAGGTGGAATTGCATCAGCCTATTGCATTGAGTGAAAACTTACGTTTTGCCATTCGT